The following is a genomic window from Sphingomonas aliaeris.
CGTTTGGTGTTGATGATTCAACACCAACAGGAGGGACCATTGCGCACAACCATTTCGATGCTGATCGCCGCATCCGCCGCGATCGCCATCTTCCCCGCAGCCGCTCAATCGCCGCGCTCGATTACGGCACCTCCTCCCCCTCCGCCGCCCGCGACGGCTACCCAACCCGCCAAGGCGGCACCCGACATGCAGGTGGTCCTCGACGCGCTCGCGTCGCTCGGGGGCAAGCCGATCGAGACGCTGACTCCTGCCGAAGCCCGGATGCAGCCGTCGGCGGCCGATGGTGCCAAGGCGGTCATGCAGAAGAAGGGTATGTCGACTGCCCCCGATCGAACGGTGACGACGCAGGACATACCTTACGGCAGCGATCCCAAGCAGTTCGCGCGCATCTACAAGCCGGCGAACGCATCCGCTAGCGGCAAGCCGATGCCCTTAGTCGTCTACTATCATGGCGGCGGCTGGGTGATCGCCGACGTCGATACCTATGACGCTGCTCCCCGTGCAATGGCGAAGGCGCTGAACGCCATCGTCGTATCGGTCGAGTACCGTCACGCTCCCGAGTTCAAGTTCCCGGCGCAGCACGACGACGCTGCAGCAGCCTATCGCTGGACGCTCCAGAACGCGGCGAGCTGGGGTGGCGACCCGGCGAAGATCGCCATCGTAGGCGAGAGCGCAGGCGGCAACCTTGCGGTTGCGAGTGCGATTTACGCACGAGACAACGGCCTGACCGCACCGCGCTACATCGTCTCAGTCTACCCGATCGCCAACAGCAGCATGACGCTGCCCTCGCGCCGGGACTCGGCCAATGCCAAGCCTCTGAACGGCGCGATGCTGCCGTGGTTCGGCTACTACTATCAGACCAGCAAGGCGGACGCGCAGGACCCGCGCCTGAACCTGGTCGCGGCGAACCTGCGCGGTCTGCCGCCGACGACGATCATCAACGCCCAGATCGATCCGCTGCGTTCGGATGGCGAAACGCTGGCGACGGCGATGAGGGCCGCCGGTGACAAGGTCGAGCAGAAGACCTTCCCAGGCGTGACGCACGAGTTCTTCGGAATGGCCAAGGTCGTCAGCGGCGCCAAGCAAGCCAATGATCTCGCTGTCGCGAGACTCAAGGCGGCATTCGCGCGCTGACCGATCCGGAGGGCGGCACACGCCGCCCTTCACCTTACCTCCAACCCGAGCTCTCCCATGACAAACGAACCCATTCGCTTCTCTCCCGACGTTGAGCAGAAGCAGTCCGACGAAGCCGAGACGATCCAGCAGCTCAACGACGCATTTGATGTCATTCTGGAGCGCACCGCCGAGGATTATGGTCGTGCAGTACGCTCTGTGCATGCGAAGGCGCACGGCGTCCTGAAAGGTGAACTGAAGATCGACGATGGTCTGCCGCCGGAACTCGCGCAGGGACTGTTCGCTACATCCGGGACGCATCAGGCGCTCGTTCGTATCTCGACCAACGCGGGCGACATCCTACCCGATGCGATCAGCCTGCCCCGCGGACTTGCGATCAAGGTCCTTGACGTAGTCGGCGAACGCCTGCCGGGTGCGGACGGAACCGCGCAGGACTTCGTCACCAACAACGGCAAGGTGTTCGTCGCAAAGGACGCGAAGACCTTCCTTGGCAACGTCAAGATGCTCGCGAAGACGACCGATCGGCTGGAAGGCACCAAGGAGGTGCTGTCCGCGGCGTTGCGCGGCGTGCATAATGCGCTCGAGGCGGTGGGCGCGTCGAGCCCCAAGGTCGATACACTCGGCGGCACGCCCAATGTCGATCCAATCGGCGAGACCTATAATTCGGTGACGCCGTATCGATGGGGCGACTATATCGCCAAGTACCGTCTGGTGCCGGTCGCACCCGACCAGGTCGCGCTCACCGGCCGCATCGTCGAAGCGGCGGATCGTCCTGACGCGATCCGCGAGGACGTGCGGGTTGAGATGGAGCGTCTGGACGCCGAGTGGGAGTTCCAGGTCCAGCTCTGCCGCGACTTGGACAAGCAGCCGATCGAGGACCCCACCGTCGAGTGGGATCAGGCGATTTCGCCGTTCCAGCGCGTCGCCGTGCTGCGGGTGCCGGCGCAGGACAGCTGGAATCCAGCACAGGTGCGCGAGATCGACGAGGAGACCCGGTTCAGCATCTGGACCGGCCTCGCCGCGCACCAGCCGCTGGGCAACATCAACCGGGCACGCAACGAGACCTATCGTCACTCCGCCGACTTCCGCGCGCGCGTGAACGGCTGCCCTTACCACGAACCCTCGGCCGCCCAGGCCTGAAGCTCCCTGCATAAGGAACTAGTATGACCAAGGCTCTCGGTTACGCAGCCAAGCATTCCTTCAGCCGCTTGAAGCCGCTCGAGTTCGACCGGCCAGCGCCCAAGGCCAACGAGGTTCAGCTCGACGTGCTCTACTGCGGCGTCTGCCACTCGGACATCCACCAGGTCGAGAATGACTGGGGCAACACCGTCTACCCGTGCATGCCCGGCCACGAGATCGTGGGGCGGGTATCCGCCGCAGGCGGATCGGTGACGAGGCACAAGGTCGGCGACCTGGTCGGCGTCGGTTGCATGATCGACAGCTGCAGGAGTTGCGAGCCTTGCCGTGAGGGCGACGAGCATCACTGCGAGGGCCACAACAGCTGGCTCGCTACCTACAACGGTCCGATGAAACCCGCCGCGCAGACCGACGACGGGGTCAACACCTACGCCGAGGACAATACATTTGGCGGCTACTCGAACGTGATCGTCGTGCCGGAGGATTTTGTCCTCCGGGTGCCTGAGAGCATTCCGGTCGAGGCGGCCGCACCGATCCTGTGTGCGGGTGTCACCACCTTCTCGCCGATGCGCCACTGGGGCGTAAAGGCGGGCGACAAGGTCGGCATCGTGGGCCTCGGCGGTCTTGGCCACATGGCGGTGAAGCTCGCCAAGGCGATGGGTGCCGAAGTGACGGTGTTCACCACCGACAAGGACAAGATTGAAGCCGCCAAGGCGCTCGGCGCGACGCAGGTCGTCGTGGAGGGCGACAAGCAGGCCTACAAGGACCTCGAGCTCACCTTCGACTTCATTCTCTCGACGGTGCCCGAGAAGCACGAGGTCGACCCGTTCATCACGCTCCTGAAGCGCAACGCGACCTTCTGCGCGGTGGGCGCGCTCAACGAGCAGCCCAAGTACAACAACCAGGAACTGATCATGCACCGCCGCACGCTGGCGGGATCGCTGATTGGCTCGATCAAGGAGACGCAGGACGTGCTCGACTTCTGCGCCGAGCACAATGTGGCGCCCGACGTGCAGGTGATCCCCATCCAGGACGTCAACGACGCCTACAAGAAGGTGAAGAACGAGGACGTCCGCTTCCGCTACGTCATCGACATGGCCTCGCTGAAACGCGAGATGGACGAGGTGGCCTGATGCGCGCGCCTCCGTTCCCGCCGGCGGAGATGCCGGACGACCTGCGCGCGTTCAACGACGAGATGGCCGGATACATCTCGGAGCATCTGAAGGGGTTCGTGTCGAAGCGGCGGGACGGAGCGCTAGTCGGGCCGTTCGCCCCCATGCTGCGCTTCCCCGCGTTCGGCCGCGCAGCCTGGACCTACACCAAGGCGCTGATCGACAATTCCAAGCTGCCGAAGCCCGCGCACGAAGTGGCGATCCTGGTGACGGGCGCTGCGTTCAACTCGCGCTACGAACTGTATGCGCACGAGCGGGTCGGTGAGGCCGCCGGACTGTCGCCGGAGAAGGTAGCGGCGATCGCTGCCGGCCAGCGCCCTGCCGACCTGACCGAGGAGGAAGCCGCCGCCTACGATGTCGCGGCGGTGCTCGCCGGCCGGCGGCAACTTCCCGCCTCCACCTATGATCGCGCCGTACGGGCGTTCGGCGAGGAGCAGACCGCCGAGCTGATCTATCTGGTCGGCGGTTACTGCCTCGTCT
Proteins encoded in this region:
- a CDS encoding alpha/beta hydrolase, with amino-acid sequence MRTTISMLIAASAAIAIFPAAAQSPRSITAPPPPPPPATATQPAKAAPDMQVVLDALASLGGKPIETLTPAEARMQPSAADGAKAVMQKKGMSTAPDRTVTTQDIPYGSDPKQFARIYKPANASASGKPMPLVVYYHGGGWVIADVDTYDAAPRAMAKALNAIVVSVEYRHAPEFKFPAQHDDAAAAYRWTLQNAASWGGDPAKIAIVGESAGGNLAVASAIYARDNGLTAPRYIVSVYPIANSSMTLPSRRDSANAKPLNGAMLPWFGYYYQTSKADAQDPRLNLVAANLRGLPPTTIINAQIDPLRSDGETLATAMRAAGDKVEQKTFPGVTHEFFGMAKVVSGAKQANDLAVARLKAAFAR
- a CDS encoding catalase family protein; translation: MTNEPIRFSPDVEQKQSDEAETIQQLNDAFDVILERTAEDYGRAVRSVHAKAHGVLKGELKIDDGLPPELAQGLFATSGTHQALVRISTNAGDILPDAISLPRGLAIKVLDVVGERLPGADGTAQDFVTNNGKVFVAKDAKTFLGNVKMLAKTTDRLEGTKEVLSAALRGVHNALEAVGASSPKVDTLGGTPNVDPIGETYNSVTPYRWGDYIAKYRLVPVAPDQVALTGRIVEAADRPDAIREDVRVEMERLDAEWEFQVQLCRDLDKQPIEDPTVEWDQAISPFQRVAVLRVPAQDSWNPAQVREIDEETRFSIWTGLAAHQPLGNINRARNETYRHSADFRARVNGCPYHEPSAAQA
- a CDS encoding NAD(P)-dependent alcohol dehydrogenase; the protein is MTKALGYAAKHSFSRLKPLEFDRPAPKANEVQLDVLYCGVCHSDIHQVENDWGNTVYPCMPGHEIVGRVSAAGGSVTRHKVGDLVGVGCMIDSCRSCEPCREGDEHHCEGHNSWLATYNGPMKPAAQTDDGVNTYAEDNTFGGYSNVIVVPEDFVLRVPESIPVEAAAPILCAGVTTFSPMRHWGVKAGDKVGIVGLGGLGHMAVKLAKAMGAEVTVFTTDKDKIEAAKALGATQVVVEGDKQAYKDLELTFDFILSTVPEKHEVDPFITLLKRNATFCAVGALNEQPKYNNQELIMHRRTLAGSLIGSIKETQDVLDFCAEHNVAPDVQVIPIQDVNDAYKKVKNEDVRFRYVIDMASLKREMDEVA
- a CDS encoding carboxymuconolactone decarboxylase family protein; translation: MRAPPFPPAEMPDDLRAFNDEMAGYISEHLKGFVSKRRDGALVGPFAPMLRFPAFGRAAWTYTKALIDNSKLPKPAHEVAILVTGAAFNSRYELYAHERVGEAAGLSPEKVAAIAAGQRPADLTEEEAAAYDVAAVLAGRRQLPASTYDRAVRAFGEEQTAELIYLVGGYCLVSLLLNAYDMSVPGREEGLPDDPQEETAGGRP